Within Lagopus muta isolate bLagMut1 chromosome 1, bLagMut1 primary, whole genome shotgun sequence, the genomic segment ACAGTTCAGAGGGAATTAGTTACACGCAGGTAGGTTGCACTGTCATATTCGGGTGTGTTGCATTGTCACAGTCTAACAGACATTAAAGTTCAAGGAACTTAGTCATTCAACTTACACAGTTTCACAGATAAAAATTAGGGTAGGTGAAGCTACAGTCCTCCAGTACCTAGCTGCCCACAGCCTAGATAATGGGTACAATGAGGCAAACCTTATTATaatcacaaaagcagaaaatgccaTTAGAAAACAGCCTCTAAGCTACAAGTGTGTTTAGTAACAATAAGCTAGATACTAGAGAATGCATGAATCCTAAAGGCACTGCCAACAGTATCTTGAAATAGAGAACAAGAAAATTTTCCTCTATTTCCTTCATCTTACTGGTGCACTATCTTGTTCTTTAGAACTTTCAAAGCAGATTACTAGTTTTACCTCAAGGATCCCTCATTTTTACCAGTCTTGACAACGCAGTACTGTATCCACCTCTGACTACCATTTCACAGTAGAATACTTCAGAAACTCATGTTAGAAAATCAGTCACttgctttaggaaaaaataattctgttctgTAGCACCTTGGTTTGCAGCTTACAGTCTGAGACCAGAAGTACATAATTAAGAGTACTTAACAGGAGACAACAAAAGTTTCAAATGTGACAGTTATGGTATGAAGTAACAGCTCCAATGtctaaaacactgaaacagaatCTGCATGACTTTGTATTTAGTAACTCTAGCATCTGGTAATTTCTGGGATAGCATGAGCTGTTTTCTCATGAAACTAGTTTACTGAAAAGCTTAATCTGTTTTCCCAGAGAGGCTGCTTCGTTCAGCATTCTGCtaactgtttattttctccttgaCCTATTTAATCAGTCAGTATGGTTCTGAACCTGTTCAGGAGCTTGATGAGATGAAATTCGGAAGACATGTATATGAAGATGAGCAGCAATCTGTAGGCATACACCAGTGGCATATCTCAGCATATCAAACAAGGATATGAacttaaaaagaacaaaacagaacaggttAAGAACATATTTCACAAAATTGTCTCTGCTATAAATTCAGCTTTAATCAGAATATATCAAATTTTATGAAGTTTGATATGCACTGCACAGTTTGTAGTTAGAGTAACATTAAACAAACCACCTGAATTAAAGCAGAATTACAAAAAAGGATCCATAATTTTACTTTCAGATCTcttttctgaggaaagaaagccAATTAGCTCCCAAAGCATACGGTTATGCAGTATCCTGGCACTCTTTCCACAATGACAGGTGAAATTGAGTACATCTGAAATGGCAGAGTGGAATGATGGAGACAGTTCTCAGTCCATTCCTTTATACATGCCACATCAAAAGTATAAAGCAGAATGCTTACCAGAGCTATCCATAGAACAACATATTCATCAATGACACTGTTGAAGTACTGGTCCAAAAAGAGAAGTCCTGGTCCAATAAATGCAGTGTCTTGAAGACTGATTTCACTTTTTGTCATGTGAGccacctattaaaaaaaaaaaaaaaaaacaacgacCACAAAAGGCACTACTGTGAGATCACTGTAACTACCACAAAGCCTCCACTTTAAGAGAAAGCACAGTGTCCTTACCTTTCACCAGCCTCTTTGAAGGGCCCTCTGGAAAGCAATCAGCAGGCAGGTCAAGAGCCTGCTGCTCTCTCACAGTTTCTTTGTCAAGGGCTAAGTAACCTGTCTGCAGCTTGCTCAATCAATATACAGCACTTCAATCAGTGATATCAGCTATTTGAATCAAGtcctggtggttttttttttttttactattacaTAGGAAATATAACACGTGACCTTCTGTGCTCTTTTTAGTTACATCTATCCATATGTACTTGAGCAATCAGCAAGGCTAGTAACTTGTAAGCTAGCAAgcccccccccacacacacacatcagtATCATATTTAATTTCTATAGGAGACTAAGCCTGTGTCAGTGTGTAGGTCATAACATAATGTGGTAGCAAAGCAAATCTGGAAAACTTGCACTGTGCTTACTGCTTCAGAATGCATCTGTTAAGCCAACAACTGGTTGATGTTTAGGGCTGAGAGAAGATTCCTTACCACTAACTTCTGTGAGATTTTAGCATTCACAAATCCAAATGTCAGGACATACAGGCACGGATGTTTCTCAAACAGCTGAATTGTAGATTTTTTGTAGATCACAGTGGCCAGTGTGACAAGTAGCCCAATGTGGACACCTGGTGAAAGAACACTTGTTCCCTGAAATACAAAGGGAGAGAAAACTCTTCTTTGGCTTCAATCGCACAGCAAGACcaacattttatatataataatatatattaatataatacaataataatataaaattaacATATGAAATATAacaataatatatattaatataatacaataataagaatataaaaaccaatatattaatatatacaatatatagtaatatagtataataatatacatataaCAACACCCACTGAATGAAAGCAATTAGAGCTGTCAAATCTTAGGGAAAGTCCATTCGCACTGTGCTACTGCTACTAATATCCTTCATGATAACCTTTGATcaactttgaaagaaaattcactgctgcttcctgtgACAGAAGGAATGCAGTAACAGGTACAGAGAAGACAGCTAAATAAGTCTTTGCTTTGACCATCCAACATACTCAGATTAACAAATAAGGATTTCTAATGTGTGAAATTCATATGCTTGTCCGCTTAAAGAGACAAAACTCTTTTGATTACCTGGAGTCTAATAAATTACGAATGTAAATTATTCAAACCCTATTTGGAACGTTAAAACAACTTACTGCTATTGTAGATCCATTCTTTCCAACCCCTCCACCAAAGATGACGCGGAAGTAATTGAAACATGAAACTGCTGTTCCACACAGTATGCCAACAACTGCAAAGAACTTCAGTTCTAGGCCTATCAAATGCACCTTAGcaggaaaagcaagagaaagataTTGAAGGTCACAGATACCAGCTTTATTTTtgcccctccccccccccaggaggtgattaaaaaaaacaaaaaccaccacacTACTGACCCTTACTAAGGAACTGTTTTACTTGCATGACTGTCTTGCTGAAAATAAGCTCAGGAGGACAATGCTTGGAGTTTATTTCCTTATTAAGAAGGCATCACATTTCTTTTAGGAATAAAGTCAAATTCAAACAACTTCTGGCCTTGACACTGAACTAGATTTTACTGCATGTGCTTATAATATTCTTcaggtgcttttttttattgtataaGCAAAAGCTTGCCACAGGCTTGCTCCACCAGGACATGGGAGGGGCAGGAAGGACAGTTCCTTCCCTCTCAGTGGGTACTGCAATACCAAGCCACAGGAAACACAAACGCCATCtgcctgctttgtgttttaatacTCATTTATATGCTGTATCTTTGCACTTAAAATCGTCTCTGGATGAAAATTTTTGTTAAACAGTTACCTTTCAGAATCAATTGTAGTTTCAAGGAAACTTCCAAAGGCAGCAGaggatttaagaaaaaagaagtagcAATAAATTGAAACCACTGgctatattttttaatatagattGTTTTGAGATACAGCATAACTGTCACAGATtttaatgttgaaaaaaaaagcaactgtaattcattaatatttaaagTTGTTTTCCAACGTGAAAATAACTCTGTGTGAAAATAGAGCAAAAGCGCCTTTCAGGAAACAAACCTCAGCTAAATAGTTTCTAACTGCTGAGTAAACTGGTAAACTAATTTGAATTACTGGTCTAATGCACTTTTGTTGCATGCTAAAGTGAATATTTAAAGATGGAGTGAAAGCCAGAGATAGGCAAACAAACGCTTTTGGACAGAAAACAATTCTATAAATATAGGATGTATGTTTAAAGTCAGCTCTGACATAACCATTAAAAATCAGTACGTCTCAACTGACACATAAATCTGGATTTTCTGCAGTAACGTAGATTTGTTAGATTAGAACAGAATTAGAATAAAAATGCCAGTCTTGCAGTAAAATACACAGAAGTAACAAAATATGTGTTAAAGCTTCACTATGAGCAGAGTATTAGTGACAGATCAGTAGTTTGCATACACGGCAGATGGAgtcttttttccctctacataGCTCTAAATTTGTGCACAGCGAGTCACACCATTACATCTCAGTTACCTACAACGTAAATATAACCCATAGTTGTACAGGAAGCCCAGGCAGAACATCAGACAACTGGCAGGGGTTGATTCTAGTTGAACTGCGTAGCTTCGATTACCATAGGAAATGATGTACTTTATACACTTACCTTATAGTCCCATATTGCTGTTCCACAAAATGCAGATACCAACAGCAGCACCGTTATGGCTATTTGAACTTCAGTTACATCAActctagggggaaaaaagtaaatgttaGTGATTCAGTAAGgttctgtttgctttaagtGTAGGGAGATAGGGGGCAGAGAGAGCAAAGTAAAATTGAGTTATTTCAGATTACCCCTTAAGCCACAAAGTACATATAGAATGTGATTTTCTTTAtctaagaaaaatactgtttggaGGCACACATTTAAAATGGAACTATGTGCTTAACCTAGAGCAAGCTGAATGCAATTTTCACAGGGAAACAATGTTTAATGAATACACTGTTAACTATTTTAGAATTTTGAAAAATCTACGGACTTCTTATGCAAGTAACCATGTTAAATATTAAGTTCATAGAAAACACACTGAAAGTATCATACAGAAGTAGGCACCACGAAGAGCAGAATGGGACAGATGGGATTTCAGAAGACACTCATCAATGACATATTGCTTTTTtccataaaacattttataaaacaaGCGGTCTTCAATCCCTTCTATAGTCGAGACTCTGAATTCCACTGTTATTGTTCTCAGACATGGCAGCCAATCTATCTTACTGTCtctaatttctgaaatattttgagagaGCTCAgtatgtaagtatatatatatacacatacatttatatataagtatgtattaaaaaaaaaacccagagtACTAAAGTTACTAGCAAGCAGTAACAATagatgtttaaaatatatttccataAGTAGTTAGAACAGACGTGCTACTTTAAAGCGCTGACCAAAATCAAGATGCATCATTCCCTGCTTAGCCCACAAACTTTGCACAGGAAGTGGTGTTTTTTTAAAAGGGGATGGGAACCAGCTCCTGGCTAATGGAAAACACTTATCTGATCTTGATATTCACAATAACTTCAAACTTTTTAATGTAAGATAGTGACACAAAATATGCCAAGTTCCATTGCAATCTTCAGACTCTTAGAAGAGCCAATGTTTTATGTACAACTAGATGATGTGCTGAGATGCTTGTCATTGCCAAAAGCTGTAAGTAAGAAGGGGCactcttttctccctcctgtgTCATTGTGCTCCCTCACTTCTCCTAGTTGTGGGCACTGTTCTGACTGTAAGATGAACCAATTCAGCTTGCAAGTCTTGTGCGAGTTTGTATTTTCTACCTGTTTAGTAAAGTGACAGGACTCCAAGCTGAGTCATTATATGTGCCTAAGTTTTGTACTTAATTTTACAGAGACTCAGACAGTTGGCTGCAATGCAGCTCAAATTGAAGGCCAAAGATTTTATTGAGCCCTGGAGTATTCTATCTGTACAGCCTGGCAGTGGTATA encodes:
- the CHPT1 gene encoding cholinephosphotransferase 1 isoform X1; the protein is MAAPWVLPAPLSPAQLKRLEQHRYSAAGRSLLEPWLQPYWGWLVERLPPWLAPNAITLGGLLLNCLTALPLIASCPTATEQAPSWAYILGALGLFIYQSLDAIDGKQARRTNSSSPLGELFDHGCDSISTVFVVLGSCIAIRLGTNPDWLFFCCFVGLFMFYSAHWQTYVSGTLRFGKVDVTEVQIAITVLLLVSAFCGTAIWDYKVHLIGLELKFFAVVGILCGTAVSCFNYFRVIFGGGVGKNGSTIAGTSVLSPGVHIGLLVTLATVIYKKSTIQLFEKHPCLYVLTFGFVNAKISQKLVVAHMTKSEISLQDTAFIGPGLLFLDQYFNSVIDEYVVLWIALFISLFDMLRYATGVCLQIAAHLHIHVFRISSHQAPEQVQVVSPLSHQNNMD